The following proteins are co-located in the Herpetosiphon gulosus genome:
- a CDS encoding VWA domain-containing protein, producing MHERIVAFVKALRAAGVRVSLAESLDSFNALEQLGISDRQLFHDALLATLVKDASQQAQFEELFPLFFGHGDAPMISGANGLSGLDPDELQQLRQEIAQLRERIRELMQRLMDGQNLTPEELAALARSSGINHIQSLNQRRWVERRMEQQMGLNEFKQALEALLKQLEEGGMDAAALTEIMQQMQGNAQALRDQISQFVGSGLAERMSNDYNPQTGDDLQHRPFGSLSDADLQRMRQEVRRLAALLRSRAALRQKRDKAGQVDIKRTMRNNMRYDGVPMKLEYRKKQQKPKLVIICDISTSMRPVAEFMLRMIYELQDQVSKTHSFAFIANLHDITEQLNDSRADISVNDVLESIPPGYYNTDLGHSLDTFLHSHLSTVDWRTTVIIVGDGRNNFNNPRLESLQTIRRHAKRLIWFTPEDRWQWGTGDSDMQLYAPLCDRVHLVTNLAELTAAVDRLLAN from the coding sequence ATGCATGAACGAATTGTGGCCTTTGTCAAGGCGCTGCGAGCAGCCGGAGTTCGTGTGTCGCTCGCCGAAAGCCTTGATAGTTTTAACGCCTTAGAGCAGCTTGGCATCAGCGATCGCCAGCTTTTTCACGATGCGCTGTTGGCGACCTTGGTCAAAGATGCGAGCCAGCAAGCCCAATTTGAGGAACTGTTTCCGCTCTTTTTTGGCCATGGCGATGCTCCGATGATCAGCGGAGCCAATGGCTTGAGCGGGTTAGATCCCGACGAATTACAGCAATTGCGCCAAGAAATTGCCCAATTACGCGAACGTATTCGCGAATTAATGCAACGCCTAATGGATGGCCAAAATCTCACGCCAGAGGAATTGGCGGCGTTGGCGCGTAGCTCGGGCATTAATCACATTCAATCGCTCAACCAACGCCGCTGGGTCGAACGGCGCATGGAACAACAAATGGGCCTGAATGAATTTAAACAAGCGCTGGAAGCTTTACTCAAACAATTAGAAGAAGGCGGGATGGATGCCGCCGCCTTGACTGAAATTATGCAGCAAATGCAGGGCAACGCCCAAGCTCTGCGCGACCAAATTAGCCAATTCGTTGGTTCGGGCTTGGCCGAGCGCATGAGCAACGACTACAATCCGCAAACTGGCGATGATCTGCAACATCGGCCATTTGGCTCGCTCTCCGATGCTGATCTGCAACGCATGCGCCAAGAAGTGCGCCGTTTAGCAGCGTTGTTGCGTTCGCGGGCGGCTTTGCGCCAAAAACGCGATAAAGCAGGTCAGGTCGATATCAAACGCACCATGCGCAACAATATGCGCTACGACGGTGTGCCAATGAAATTGGAATATCGTAAAAAGCAGCAAAAACCTAAGTTGGTAATCATCTGCGATATTTCAACTTCGATGCGGCCAGTAGCTGAATTTATGCTGCGCATGATTTATGAACTGCAAGATCAAGTTAGTAAAACCCATTCATTTGCTTTTATCGCCAATTTGCACGACATTACTGAGCAATTGAATGATAGCCGCGCCGATATTAGCGTCAATGATGTGCTCGAAAGTATCCCACCTGGCTACTACAACACCGACCTTGGCCACAGCCTCGATACCTTTTTGCATAGCCATCTTAGTACGGTCGATTGGCGTACTACGGTGATTATTGTGGGCGATGGTCGGAATAATTTCAACAATCCACGGCTGGAATCATTGCAAACAATTCGTCGCCATGCCAAGCGCTTAATCTGGTTTACTCCCGAAGATCGCTGGCAATGGGGCACTGGCGATAGCGATATGCAGCTCTATGCGCCGCTTTGCGACCGAGTACACCTCGTGACCAACCTCGCTGAACTAACTGCTGCAGTTGATCGCTTATTGGCTAACTAG
- a CDS encoding MBL fold metallo-hydrolase, with protein MTTMTVRFWGVRGSHPVSGPEYLKYGGNTLCVEVEANGHTIILDAGTGIINLGKSLNARAKASGKPIDVTILFSHMHHDHTQGFPFFTPAYRGDTNMHIFGPGIFERDLEETLAKTMLPPVFPVSMAELPAQKIVSSIRETDVLLLSEAVGGAMLRNRFHDNLSDIDENMIVIKALRSYAHPDGVLVYRIEWQGMSVVYATDTEGYINGDQRLAQFAQGADVLIHDAQYTEEHYLGKAPGFGSTQGWGHSTATMACDVAKSAKVGTLVLFHHEPTYGDDVIETIENHAKSMFAGAVAAREGLELVLNQPQPEGASVADASTAVTEPLSSDVAS; from the coding sequence ATGACAACCATGACAGTGCGTTTTTGGGGTGTGCGTGGCAGCCACCCAGTATCCGGCCCAGAATATTTGAAGTACGGCGGCAACACGTTATGCGTCGAGGTCGAGGCCAATGGCCATACGATTATCCTCGATGCAGGAACTGGCATTATTAACCTTGGCAAAAGCCTCAATGCTCGCGCCAAAGCCAGTGGTAAGCCCATCGATGTGACAATTTTGTTCAGCCATATGCACCATGATCATACCCAGGGTTTTCCATTTTTCACCCCTGCCTATCGTGGTGACACCAATATGCACATCTTTGGGCCTGGTATTTTTGAACGTGATTTAGAAGAAACCCTTGCAAAAACCATGTTGCCGCCAGTTTTTCCTGTATCGATGGCCGAATTGCCTGCCCAAAAAATCGTTTCGAGCATCCGCGAAACTGATGTATTATTGCTTTCAGAGGCGGTGGGCGGCGCGATGCTGCGCAATCGTTTTCACGATAATCTGAGCGATATCGATGAAAATATGATTGTGATCAAAGCCTTGCGCTCATATGCACACCCCGATGGCGTGTTAGTTTACCGCATTGAATGGCAAGGAATGAGCGTTGTCTACGCCACTGACACAGAAGGCTATATTAATGGTGATCAACGGCTAGCTCAATTTGCTCAAGGTGCTGATGTGCTGATCCACGATGCTCAATATACCGAGGAGCATTATCTGGGCAAAGCACCAGGCTTTGGTTCAACCCAAGGCTGGGGTCACTCAACCGCCACGATGGCTTGTGATGTGGCCAAATCGGCCAAAGTCGGCACATTAGTCTTGTTCCATCACGAGCCAACCTATGGTGACGATGTGATCGAGACAATTGAAAACCATGCCAAATCGATGTTTGCTGGAGCAGTCGCTGCCCGCGAAGGCTTAGAATTGGTGCTGAACCAACCGCAACCCGAAGGAGCCAGCGTTGCGGATGCCAGCACTGCCGTAACTGAGCCATTAAGCAGTGACGTTGCGAGTTGA
- a CDS encoding Crp/Fnr family transcriptional regulator — translation MNPTITTITPSFGWRMLGDSPMLSDTELALLRDVELFDGLAPEQAAQISRRLVRRTFPAGTNLMSVEQPGEVVYIILNGTVKIHVEQADGTDVIIAMLGAGDTVGEMSLIDSAGRSATVVTQEESTLLWMNRTAFLEALQNAPVITLNLVRMLSSRLRLANEQIQALATLDVHGRVARQLLAFAQKYGHADETGTVQIPIRLTQSDLAGLVGASRERVNQVIGYFKQRRYLSVDQHYHISLHNLEALAKRIK, via the coding sequence ATGAATCCAACCATCACAACGATTACTCCGAGTTTTGGCTGGCGCATGCTAGGAGATAGCCCAATGTTGAGCGATACAGAACTGGCGTTACTCCGCGATGTTGAGCTATTTGACGGCCTTGCTCCTGAGCAGGCCGCTCAAATTAGTCGGCGCTTGGTGCGGCGTACCTTCCCTGCTGGAACCAATTTGATGTCGGTCGAGCAACCAGGCGAGGTTGTGTATATTATTCTGAATGGCACGGTCAAAATTCATGTTGAGCAAGCCGATGGCACCGATGTGATTATCGCGATGCTTGGGGCTGGCGATACGGTCGGCGAAATGAGCTTAATCGATAGTGCTGGCCGCTCGGCTACCGTGGTCACGCAAGAAGAATCAACCTTGCTCTGGATGAATCGCACAGCTTTTTTGGAAGCTTTGCAAAATGCTCCAGTCATAACCTTAAACCTTGTGCGCATGCTTTCGAGCCGTTTACGGCTGGCCAATGAGCAAATTCAGGCCTTGGCGACGCTCGATGTGCATGGGCGCGTGGCTCGCCAACTCTTGGCCTTTGCCCAAAAATACGGTCATGCCGATGAAACGGGCACGGTGCAAATTCCAATTCGGCTCACTCAGAGCGATTTGGCGGGCTTGGTCGGGGCATCGCGCGAACGAGTCAACCAAGTGATCGGCTATTTCAAACAACGCCGCTATCTCAGCGTCGATCAACATTATCACATCAGCTTGCACAATCTTGAGGCCTTGGCCAAACGGATTAAGTGA
- a CDS encoding amidase domain-containing protein: protein MKLSGDPDSRSPRYSKEINYHMMSFSFEDSSWKISYDDDRFGIEHNITRKNSDIEINPASSDIKKRIDQNTLQKSIYLLDTERKNSTNLVYSRELATQYAIAHGAQEGENGYHEFSYNCTNFISQCLWTGGWVEVAGYYKSNSGWWYSGGWPFYAAYPWHNAQYWYEFTNNTRRGERIYNIWDLWFGDILQYNWTKGYTMDHSAIVSYRSYTGVIYMTQHTPNYEGKPLSDVVAGDVDGDWNYFPWRMYVNYEM from the coding sequence TTGAAATTATCGGGAGATCCTGATTCAAGATCACCAAGATACTCAAAAGAAATAAATTATCATATGATGTCTTTTTCCTTTGAAGATAGCTCATGGAAAATATCATATGACGATGATCGTTTCGGTATAGAGCATAATATTACTAGAAAAAATAGTGATATTGAGATTAATCCGGCTAGTAGCGATATTAAAAAACGAATCGATCAAAATACTTTACAAAAATCTATTTACTTATTGGATACCGAAAGAAAAAATTCTACGAATCTGGTCTATAGTAGAGAATTAGCAACCCAGTATGCAATCGCTCATGGAGCACAAGAAGGTGAAAATGGTTATCATGAATTTTCTTATAATTGTACTAATTTTATTTCACAATGCCTATGGACGGGCGGATGGGTTGAAGTAGCTGGATATTATAAATCTAACAGCGGTTGGTGGTACAGTGGTGGATGGCCATTTTATGCTGCATATCCTTGGCATAATGCACAATATTGGTATGAATTCACAAATAATACTCGTAGAGGTGAACGAATTTATAATATTTGGGATCTATGGTTTGGTGATATTCTACAATATAATTGGACTAAAGGTTATACCATGGATCACTCTGCAATAGTGTCTTATCGAAGTTATACAGGTGTTATATATATGACCCAACATACACCTAATTATGAAGGGAAACCATTAAGCGATGTAGTAGCAGGTGATGTAGATGGTGATTGGAATTATTTTCCGTGGAGAATGTATGTAAATTATGAGATGTAA
- a CDS encoding RNA ligase family protein translates to MLYYPKMPDSRNAPLTRCWAFEKYDGTNLHWDWDREAGWHRFGTRREAFELTSHGIEQFSQAHDHLQAAPSVFQATLAQPLAEILLSHAKYQTSNEIRVFTEFFGPNSFAGLHKTSDPKELRLFDVWLEGYGFIGPQQFVADFVSLNSARVIYEGKLTGQFFEDVRNGKFGVHEGVVCKGGTGGNDLWMVKIKTRHYQAQLKQAFAERWEDYWE, encoded by the coding sequence ATGCTCTACTACCCCAAAATGCCCGATAGTCGCAACGCACCCTTGACCCGTTGCTGGGCTTTTGAAAAATACGATGGCACAAATTTGCATTGGGATTGGGATCGTGAGGCTGGTTGGCATCGCTTTGGCACACGCCGCGAGGCCTTTGAATTGACCAGCCATGGCATTGAACAATTTAGCCAAGCCCATGACCATCTTCAGGCAGCGCCAAGCGTATTTCAAGCGACATTAGCCCAGCCATTAGCCGAAATCTTGCTGAGCCATGCCAAGTATCAAACCTCCAATGAAATTCGCGTGTTTACTGAGTTTTTTGGCCCCAACTCATTTGCAGGCTTGCACAAAACCAGCGATCCCAAAGAATTGCGCTTGTTTGACGTTTGGCTTGAAGGCTATGGTTTTATTGGGCCACAGCAATTTGTTGCTGATTTTGTCAGCCTCAATAGTGCGCGGGTGATTTACGAAGGCAAATTAACTGGCCAATTTTTTGAAGATGTGCGCAATGGCAAATTTGGAGTGCACGAGGGCGTGGTCTGCAAAGGTGGTACTGGCGGCAACGATCTATGGATGGTTAAAATCAAAACCCGCCACTATCAAGCGCAACTCAAACAAGCCTTTGCCGAGCGCTGGGAAGATTACTGGGAGTAA
- a CDS encoding DUF3054 domain-containing protein, translated as MATNQELATTPNNSARVIGLIVGDVAIFALFVIIGRRSHAEGVNAMDVVNVAAPFVIGWGIAAPLLKLYTPAISDHTKTALQRTALAWCVAAPIGLALRSVLWKHDFKPGFAITTFIFNMILLLAWRGWSAYRAGKQGR; from the coding sequence ATGGCAACAAATCAAGAACTTGCGACCACACCCAACAACTCGGCCCGCGTGATTGGCCTGATTGTTGGTGATGTGGCGATTTTTGCGTTGTTTGTAATTATTGGGCGGCGCTCGCATGCCGAAGGCGTAAATGCCATGGATGTGGTGAATGTGGCTGCGCCGTTTGTGATTGGCTGGGGCATTGCCGCCCCATTGCTAAAACTGTACACTCCAGCAATTAGCGACCATACCAAAACTGCCTTGCAACGCACGGCCTTGGCTTGGTGTGTGGCAGCGCCAATTGGTTTAGCCCTGCGCTCAGTGCTTTGGAAACATGATTTCAAGCCGGGCTTTGCGATCACCACCTTTATTTTCAACATGATTTTGCTGTTGGCATGGCGTGGCTGGTCGGCCTATCGCGCTGGCAAACAGGGCCGCTAA
- a CDS encoding alpha-L-fucosidase codes for MTNEHPLITARNQRTEWFLAARFGMFIHWGLYAIPARGEWVRSLEKISNEAYQPYFEQFNPTEYQPREWAKLAKAAGMRYAVLTAKHHDGFCLFDSQLTDYKSTNTPAQRDLVREYVEAFRAEGLQVGLYYSLLDWHHPDYPAFDDEYHPMRGNEAYRDQPRDFQRYLDYMHGQIAELLTNYGKIDIMWFDFSYGELNGEAWRASELINKARSLQPDLIIDNRLAASGEGNKSFGTPNPEIYAGDFACPEQLIPPAGLVDQLGRSVPWEACITLNQHWGYSASDRDFKSPRQVIHGLIECVSKNGNLLLNVGPDAKGRIPAECQQILQEVGVWMAEHGESIYGCGRSQLEKPEWGRYTQRGSTIYAHIYERGIGPINFRGLNGKVKRARLIADNSEVKLELPWIAKDYADDLFLNWPSAKLPNQTATVVALDLDES; via the coding sequence ATGACCAATGAACATCCGCTTATTACGGCGCGAAATCAGCGCACTGAATGGTTTTTAGCGGCGCGTTTTGGTATGTTTATCCACTGGGGCTTATATGCCATTCCAGCGCGTGGCGAGTGGGTACGCAGCCTAGAGAAAATCAGCAACGAAGCCTATCAACCCTACTTTGAGCAATTTAACCCAACTGAGTATCAGCCCCGCGAATGGGCCAAGCTGGCCAAGGCAGCTGGCATGCGCTATGCCGTGCTAACCGCCAAACATCACGATGGCTTTTGCCTGTTCGATAGCCAACTAACCGACTATAAATCGACGAATACTCCAGCTCAGCGCGATTTGGTGCGCGAGTATGTTGAGGCCTTTCGGGCTGAGGGCTTGCAAGTTGGCTTATATTATTCGCTACTCGATTGGCATCACCCCGATTATCCCGCTTTCGACGATGAGTATCACCCGATGCGCGGCAACGAGGCCTATCGCGATCAGCCGCGTGATTTTCAGCGCTACCTCGACTACATGCATGGTCAAATCGCAGAATTGCTGACCAACTATGGCAAAATTGATATTATGTGGTTTGATTTTTCGTATGGCGAGCTAAACGGCGAGGCTTGGCGAGCCAGCGAGTTGATCAACAAAGCCCGTTCGTTGCAACCAGATTTAATCATTGATAATCGTTTAGCGGCTAGCGGCGAGGGCAACAAGAGCTTTGGCACGCCAAATCCCGAAATCTATGCTGGCGATTTTGCCTGCCCTGAGCAGTTGATTCCGCCAGCAGGCTTGGTTGACCAGCTTGGGCGGTCAGTGCCTTGGGAAGCCTGTATCACGCTCAATCAGCATTGGGGCTATTCGGCCAGCGACCGCGATTTCAAATCGCCGCGCCAAGTGATTCATGGCTTGATTGAGTGTGTGAGCAAAAATGGTAATTTGCTGCTGAATGTTGGGCCAGATGCCAAGGGCCGCATTCCGGCTGAATGCCAGCAGATTTTACAAGAAGTTGGAGTATGGATGGCTGAGCATGGCGAAAGCATCTATGGCTGTGGTCGCAGCCAACTAGAAAAACCTGAGTGGGGGCGCTATACCCAACGTGGCTCGACCATCTATGCCCACATTTACGAGCGGGGCATTGGCCCGATTAATTTTCGCGGCTTGAATGGCAAGGTCAAACGTGCTCGACTGATCGCTGATAACTCTGAGGTTAAACTCGAACTGCCGTGGATTGCTAAGGATTATGCCGACGATTTATTTTTGAACTGGCCCTCGGCTAAATTGCCCAACCAAACCGCTACGGTCGTGGCGTTGGATTTAGATGAATCATAG
- a CDS encoding TetR/AcrR family transcriptional regulator, with protein sequence MATKAEARQREILDAAAICFARRGFHQTTMDDICREVKLSPGSVYRYYRSKDAIIAAFVEDDSRDLSDLLRQVGQQSDLWQGLDWLVDQLLAAISSPLYAELSAEIGSETMHNPRIASLVRQSDQANHQALIKLFSLAQQRGQLATNLDLPQIADLIIVLIDGLTWRKGLYPEHDLTLYATDLKHTIKYLLSGTRF encoded by the coding sequence ATGGCTACAAAAGCTGAAGCTCGTCAGCGCGAAATCTTAGATGCAGCAGCGATCTGTTTTGCGCGACGCGGCTTTCATCAGACCACCATGGATGATATTTGTCGCGAAGTTAAGCTTAGCCCAGGCTCGGTTTATCGCTATTATCGTAGCAAGGATGCAATTATCGCGGCCTTTGTCGAAGATGATAGTCGCGATCTGAGCGACTTGTTGCGTCAAGTTGGTCAACAGTCAGATCTGTGGCAAGGACTCGATTGGTTGGTTGATCAGTTGTTGGCAGCGATTAGTTCGCCGCTGTATGCAGAACTCAGTGCCGAAATTGGCTCGGAAACCATGCATAATCCAAGGATTGCCAGCTTGGTTCGACAGAGCGATCAGGCCAATCATCAAGCATTGATTAAATTATTCAGTCTGGCGCAACAACGTGGGCAATTAGCAACCAATTTAGATTTGCCGCAGATCGCCGATTTAATCATCGTGCTGATCGATGGCCTAACTTGGCGCAAGGGTTTGTATCCGGAACATGATTTAACCCTATATGCCACTGACCTCAAACATACGATTAAATATCTGTTGTCTGGCACTCGATTTTAA
- a CDS encoding DUF418 domain-containing protein: protein MAVTTTYKTTNVVKNTQRIVGYDVARALAILAMVIVHFALTFVNIEQPETNGLLGLIVQFCEGRAAALFVVLAGVGLSLIARTKANSCPEALQAKRWTLTKRGLFLLGLGLLNLTIWPGDILRVYGVSFLLIAWLFQSSNRQILGLALGFMLAFVGLILRFNFNQNWDWTTLEYSNLWTIKGGLRNLFFDGFRSVFPWTSLIFFGIWLGRQNVQAAQVRWCLFWVGLGVALGAQIGSIGLTYTFTNVWPMLGQADAELLFSTGSIPPMPLFLLSAGGVALVIIMSCVHLSELFGASRIIGSLAATGQLALTWYIGHVVIGLGVLTSLGLYQNQSLATALWLALGFFGLAVGCSVWWKKRFNHGPLETVLRWATS from the coding sequence ATGGCAGTTACAACTACCTACAAGACCACAAATGTGGTCAAAAATACCCAACGGATTGTTGGTTATGACGTAGCACGAGCCTTGGCAATTTTGGCGATGGTAATTGTGCACTTCGCATTAACCTTCGTCAATATCGAACAACCAGAAACCAATGGCTTGCTTGGCTTGATTGTGCAGTTTTGCGAGGGTCGCGCAGCGGCCTTGTTTGTCGTTTTGGCAGGAGTTGGCTTGAGTTTGATCGCCCGCACCAAAGCCAATTCCTGCCCTGAGGCACTTCAAGCCAAACGCTGGACATTGACCAAACGTGGCTTATTTCTGCTTGGCTTGGGTTTGCTCAACCTCACAATCTGGCCTGGTGATATTTTGCGGGTTTATGGGGTTTCGTTTTTGCTGATTGCTTGGCTGTTTCAAAGCTCAAATCGGCAGATCTTGGGCTTGGCCTTGGGCTTCATGCTGGCCTTTGTCGGCTTGATACTGCGCTTCAATTTCAACCAAAACTGGGATTGGACAACCCTCGAATATAGTAATTTATGGACGATCAAGGGCGGATTGCGCAATCTGTTTTTTGATGGCTTCCGCAGCGTGTTCCCTTGGACAAGCCTGATTTTCTTTGGTATATGGCTTGGCCGCCAAAACGTGCAAGCTGCGCAAGTGCGTTGGTGCTTATTTTGGGTTGGGCTAGGTGTGGCACTGGGAGCACAAATTGGATCGATTGGGTTAACCTACACTTTTACCAACGTTTGGCCAATGTTGGGGCAAGCAGATGCCGAATTATTGTTCAGCACTGGTTCAATTCCACCAATGCCATTGTTTTTGCTCTCGGCAGGTGGCGTGGCCTTGGTAATCATTATGAGTTGTGTGCATCTAAGTGAATTATTTGGTGCGAGCCGAATCATTGGCAGCTTGGCGGCAACTGGCCAATTGGCGCTGACCTGGTATATCGGCCATGTAGTAATTGGCTTGGGTGTCCTGACCAGCCTTGGGTTGTATCAAAATCAAAGTCTGGCGACTGCGCTGTGGTTGGCATTGGGTTTCTTCGGCTTGGCAGTTGGCTGTTCGGTTTGGTGGAAAAAACGCTTCAACCATGGCCCATTGGAAACAGTGTTGCGCTGGGCCACCAGCTAA